The following proteins are encoded in a genomic region of Methanomassiliicoccales archaeon:
- a CDS encoding 50S ribosome-binding GTPase produces MHNLRKRIPTILTSEEILDKAFRKVNKIDKEGQVKSDMVKRKSMARIASATDVISSTLQKYVKAFPSINERDDFLAEMIEVTVGVDPLKKALSNLDWAGHKVKELQKQYTSKVMTSSSVQSADTARKAFYGRASSVVKKVAPDLKFLAYARDEFRKVPDFDDNMITMVIAGFPNVGKSQFLRKVSSAEPIVAAYPFTTKGIEVGIHQAGYRRYQVIDTPGLLDRELSDRNRIEMQAVTALKHLANAVLFILDPSETCGYGMDGQLRLLDAVRELFPAVPILVVENKVDLINTGSERLKMCAASGEGVPEVMTALLQLVKPLEKSDALF; encoded by the coding sequence GTGCACAATCTCAGGAAACGCATTCCCACCATTCTCACCTCGGAGGAGATACTTGACAAGGCCTTCCGCAAGGTAAACAAGATAGATAAGGAGGGGCAGGTGAAGTCCGACATGGTCAAGCGCAAGTCCATGGCTCGCATCGCTTCGGCCACTGATGTCATATCCTCCACCTTACAGAAGTACGTCAAGGCTTTTCCCAGCATCAACGAGCGCGACGATTTCCTGGCCGAGATGATCGAGGTCACCGTGGGCGTCGACCCGCTAAAGAAGGCGCTTTCCAACCTGGACTGGGCTGGCCACAAGGTCAAGGAGCTACAGAAGCAGTACACCAGCAAGGTCATGACCTCCTCGTCGGTGCAGTCGGCCGACACCGCCCGCAAGGCCTTCTACGGTCGCGCCTCGTCCGTGGTCAAAAAGGTCGCTCCGGACCTCAAGTTCTTGGCCTACGCCCGCGACGAGTTCCGGAAAGTGCCCGATTTCGACGACAACATGATCACCATGGTCATCGCCGGCTTTCCCAACGTCGGCAAGAGCCAGTTCCTAAGGAAGGTGTCATCGGCCGAACCGATCGTGGCCGCCTATCCGTTCACCACCAAGGGCATCGAGGTGGGCATACACCAAGCGGGCTATCGCCGCTACCAAGTGATCGACACCCCCGGCCTGCTGGACCGCGAGCTGAGCGACCGCAACCGCATCGAGATGCAGGCGGTCACCGCCCTCAAGCACCTGGCCAACGCCGTTCTGTTCATTTTGGACCCCTCGGAGACCTGCGGTTACGGCATGGACGGGCAGCTCCGGTTGCTGGACGCCGTCCGTGAGCTGTTCCCCGCCGTGCCCATACTGGTAGTGGAGAACAAGGTCGACCTGATCAACACCGGTTCCGAACGTCTCAAGATGTGCGCGGCCAGCGGGGAGGGCGTTCCCGAAGTAATGACCGCCTTGCTGCAATTGGTCAAACCTCTGGAGAAATCGGATGCGCTGTTCTGA
- a CDS encoding NUDIX hydrolase, which translates to MAKSMGYGLRAEAVLTRGGFDVADQTAYRTLRSVGLHGIEGAAEELCVSPSTVRRRLRDLGRRLNGQVFRNGELTSLGQEILEQMERHSRLLQEQMEHLWKKPTLTCDGLVRRGKEVLLVRRGRDPFKGRYALPGGIVEYGESTEECVVREVMEETGLRTRVIRLLGVLSSPDRDPRGHFVTLIYELEVLGGEVVDSDDAESAGFFPLDDLPPLAFDHSLLIKKAVDLSPEDDL; encoded by the coding sequence ATGGCCAAGTCCATGGGATACGGCCTTCGGGCGGAAGCGGTGCTGACCCGCGGTGGGTTTGATGTCGCCGATCAGACCGCCTATCGTACCTTGCGTTCCGTCGGTTTACATGGGATCGAAGGGGCGGCCGAGGAACTATGCGTTTCCCCTTCCACCGTCCGCCGCCGCTTGCGGGACCTGGGAAGGCGCCTTAACGGTCAGGTCTTTCGTAACGGGGAACTAACCTCGCTGGGCCAGGAGATTTTGGAGCAGATGGAACGGCATAGCCGTCTTCTGCAGGAGCAGATGGAGCACCTCTGGAAGAAGCCCACCCTGACCTGCGACGGTCTCGTTAGGCGGGGGAAGGAGGTCCTGCTGGTCAGAAGGGGGAGGGACCCGTTCAAGGGCCGCTACGCCTTGCCAGGAGGGATCGTCGAATACGGCGAGAGCACCGAAGAATGCGTGGTGCGGGAGGTCATGGAGGAGACCGGGTTGAGGACCAGGGTGATACGGCTGTTGGGCGTGCTATCCTCCCCGGACCGTGACCCGCGAGGGCATTTCGTGACCCTGATCTATGAGCTCGAAGTACTGGGTGGCGAGGTCGTAGATAGTGATGATGCGGAATCGGCGGGGTTCTTCCCTCTTGACGACCTACCGCCCCTGGCCTTTGACCATTCGCTGCTCATAAAGAAGGCTGTTGACCTCTCTCCGGAAGATGATTTATAG
- a CDS encoding winged helix-turn-helix transcriptional regulator, which translates to MGQDDLDQNILRILQGNGKISIEEIAAMLDRSPSTIRDRVRRMEEERLILGYSTIVDQERLDVDAEAVVLAEIDAEHEGKAISALMALESVSEVMKVTGEPRLMFRVQAADHKELLRYLDKNVRPLGFRRLDVRLVLDRTVRYPGFV; encoded by the coding sequence ATGGGGCAGGACGACCTGGACCAGAACATCCTTCGCATCCTTCAGGGGAACGGCAAGATCAGCATCGAGGAGATAGCCGCCATGCTGGACCGCTCCCCGTCCACCATCAGGGACCGTGTACGACGCATGGAGGAGGAGAGGCTGATCCTGGGCTATTCGACCATCGTGGACCAGGAGCGGCTTGACGTGGACGCCGAGGCCGTGGTTCTCGCGGAGATAGACGCTGAGCACGAGGGGAAGGCCATCAGCGCCCTCATGGCCTTGGAGAGCGTCAGCGAGGTCATGAAGGTCACCGGGGAACCGCGTTTGATGTTCCGGGTGCAGGCCGCGGACCACAAGGAGCTCCTCAGGTACCTGGACAAGAACGTCCGTCCTCTGGGGTTCCGGCGCTTGGACGTCCGGCTGGTGCTCGACCGCACCGTCAGGTACCCCGGTTTCGTTTGA
- a CDS encoding SLC13 family permease — protein MQTATLLALLVFLLTYALISVRRVRSVSIDRPAAALFGAVLMIVLGLLPVDQVFSAINLDIIGLLLGMMIIVSCLEITGLFDRVSYLLVEKCGDLFTFLWVSMGVTALLSALILNDTVVLMFTPIIIKVCRSMDANPVPFLVGEALAANIGSVATGVGNPQNAYIVIQSGISFPDFALVLTPLALASLLVAVVIVALVFKKDLFDGNLGNPKVIDRKLVMNGMHRTKMEAPFFLVIAVLLTVFIGFIASPWLDAPISLIAFLGGCFLLLVLPLIKRDTGTQPILRGVDWTLLLFFVGLFIVLKGVETSGLMELMLNSFEGLGAGVAGVAGLSTISAVLSNLISNVPAVMLLAPAIPAGSNTLWLALASSSTLAGNATILGAAANIIVVEKGLGMGVEVRLRDFVKAGLPVTLVTLLMSVLYLGI, from the coding sequence ATGCAGACCGCCACTTTGTTGGCATTGTTGGTGTTCCTTCTAACCTACGCCCTGATCTCGGTTCGCAGGGTGCGTAGCGTGAGCATCGACCGCCCGGCGGCGGCCCTGTTTGGTGCGGTCCTGATGATTGTCCTCGGACTGCTACCGGTAGACCAGGTCTTCTCCGCCATCAATCTGGACATCATCGGCCTGCTGTTGGGCATGATGATCATCGTTTCCTGCCTGGAGATAACCGGACTGTTCGACCGGGTCTCCTACCTGCTGGTGGAGAAATGCGGGGACCTCTTCACCTTCCTCTGGGTCAGCATGGGGGTGACGGCGCTTCTATCAGCGCTCATCCTCAACGACACCGTGGTGCTGATGTTCACCCCCATCATCATCAAGGTCTGTCGCTCCATGGACGCCAACCCCGTTCCTTTCCTGGTGGGGGAGGCCCTGGCGGCCAACATCGGCAGCGTAGCCACCGGCGTAGGAAATCCCCAGAACGCTTACATCGTCATCCAGTCCGGAATATCCTTCCCCGACTTTGCCCTAGTGCTAACACCTCTGGCCTTGGCATCCCTGTTGGTGGCGGTGGTCATCGTGGCCCTGGTGTTCAAGAAGGACCTTTTCGACGGGAACCTGGGCAATCCCAAGGTCATCGACCGGAAGCTAGTCATGAACGGCATGCACCGTACCAAGATGGAGGCGCCCTTCTTCCTGGTCATCGCCGTGCTGCTGACGGTGTTCATCGGCTTCATCGCCTCCCCCTGGCTGGACGCGCCCATCTCCCTCATCGCCTTCCTTGGCGGCTGCTTTCTGCTTTTAGTTCTTCCCCTTATCAAGAGGGACACCGGGACCCAGCCCATACTACGGGGGGTCGATTGGACCTTGCTGCTGTTCTTCGTCGGGCTGTTCATCGTGCTGAAGGGGGTGGAGACCTCCGGGCTCATGGAGCTGATGCTGAATTCGTTCGAAGGCCTGGGGGCGGGGGTCGCTGGGGTCGCTGGCCTTTCGACCATCTCCGCCGTGCTCTCGAACTTGATCAGCAACGTCCCGGCCGTCATGCTGTTAGCCCCGGCGATACCCGCCGGCAGCAACACGCTCTGGCTGGCCTTGGCCTCCAGCTCCACCCTGGCTGGGAACGCCACCATACTGGGGGCGGCGGCCAACATAATCGTGGTGGAGAAGGGACTGGGCATGGGGGTGGAGGTACGCCTGCGCGATTTCGTGAAGGCCGGACTGCCGGTGACCCTGGTTACCCTACTAATGTCCGTCCTGTATCTGGGAATATAA
- a CDS encoding peroxiredoxin: protein MCDDMDDSMGLPLIGDRFPEMVVNTTHGKMELPKDVAGKWMVLFSHPADFTPTCTTEFIGFSKRAAEFEKMNTKLIGLSVDQVFSHMKWVEWIEDNLKVKVPFPIIADNGAVAMQLGMIHPNKGNNTVRAVFIVDPEATIRLIIYYPQEIGRSVDEIMRALKALQYSDKNDAATPENWPNNAFLKDRVILHPPRDLKTAAERKKLVGKEEHCYDWWFCTKKA, encoded by the coding sequence ATGTGCGACGACATGGATGATAGCATGGGGTTGCCCCTGATAGGGGACAGATTCCCGGAAATGGTGGTAAATACCACTCACGGTAAGATGGAGCTCCCGAAGGACGTGGCGGGCAAGTGGATGGTCCTGTTCAGCCATCCAGCGGACTTCACTCCGACCTGCACCACTGAGTTCATCGGATTTTCGAAGAGGGCCGCGGAGTTCGAAAAGATGAACACCAAGCTGATCGGGCTGTCCGTCGATCAGGTCTTCTCCCACATGAAGTGGGTAGAGTGGATAGAGGACAACCTGAAGGTCAAGGTCCCATTCCCCATTATCGCCGACAACGGTGCAGTGGCCATGCAACTGGGAATGATACACCCGAACAAAGGCAACAACACCGTCAGGGCCGTGTTCATCGTGGACCCCGAGGCCACGATCCGGTTGATAATCTACTACCCGCAAGAGATTGGTCGCAGCGTCGATGAGATCATGCGCGCTCTCAAGGCGCTGCAGTACAGCGACAAGAACGACGCGGCCACTCCCGAGAACTGGCCGAACAACGCCTTCTTGAAGGACCGGGTCATCCTGCACCCGCCAAGGGACCTTAAGACGGCTGCGGAGAGGAAGAAGCTGGTCGGCAAGGAAGAGCATTGCTACGACTGGTGGTTCTGCACCAAGAAGGCCTAA
- a CDS encoding NfeD family protein: protein MTLATDLSLAFIVFGVMMLLFELHAPGSFLLVPATVLLALGGIGLIFPDLLLSIWSPIIAVIILVPTTLLTIKMYQKLAPPGPPETTVATSLIGKEGVVEVEVVAGTMRGKVRISNVIWSATSEQTIPVGKKVKVMHSEGVHVIVKEI, encoded by the coding sequence ATGACATTAGCCACTGACCTTTCGTTGGCGTTCATCGTCTTCGGAGTGATGATGCTCTTGTTTGAGCTTCACGCCCCGGGGTCGTTCCTATTGGTACCGGCCACGGTGCTCTTGGCCTTGGGCGGTATCGGATTGATCTTCCCAGATCTGCTGTTGAGCATATGGTCCCCAATAATTGCGGTGATCATCCTGGTCCCGACCACCTTGCTCACTATCAAGATGTACCAGAAACTGGCCCCACCGGGTCCACCCGAGACCACTGTGGCCACGTCGCTGATAGGCAAGGAGGGCGTGGTCGAGGTCGAGGTGGTCGCGGGCACCATGAGGGGGAAGGTCAGGATATCCAATGTTATCTGGAGCGCCACATCGGAGCAGACAATTCCAGTGGGGAAGAAGGTCAAGGTTATGCATAGCGAAGGCGTCCACGTGATCGTGAAGGAGATCTGA
- a CDS encoding SPFH domain-containing protein — protein sequence MAIGVEVLGLLMLAIIAAVVILVNGVKIIRPYEQAVYIRLGMFIRILNPGFNYVAPLINETVKIDLRTQVLDIPRQEVITKDNSPVNVDAIIYIKVIDPKKAFFEVTDFRAATIYLAQTTLRSIIGDMELDEILSNREKINLKLRDILDEATDQWGVKVEAVEIREIDPAPKVKQAMEEQTSAERLRRAAILKADGAKTAAILNAEGEKRSRILQAEGLRQAKILEAEGERLAIILESQGESQKLRILSVGASTLDAKALTVLSLNAVKQLGAGAATKIVLPFEITRLMEGITEYVGGTRSIPEREISKPEDIERIVGTADIILGPIPTQEELRRDMKELEATMAAERKEAEAVKAHTKVSLDASERN from the coding sequence ATGGCAATAGGAGTCGAAGTGTTGGGCTTGTTGATGCTGGCCATCATCGCGGCTGTCGTCATATTGGTCAATGGAGTGAAGATCATCAGACCATACGAGCAGGCGGTCTACATCCGTCTGGGTATGTTCATCAGGATCCTTAATCCGGGTTTCAACTACGTCGCCCCGCTGATCAACGAGACCGTTAAGATAGATCTAAGAACACAGGTATTGGACATTCCCCGACAGGAGGTCATCACCAAGGACAACTCCCCGGTAAATGTTGACGCCATCATCTACATCAAGGTGATCGACCCCAAGAAGGCCTTCTTCGAAGTGACCGACTTCCGAGCGGCGACTATATATCTGGCCCAGACGACGCTCAGGTCTATCATCGGTGACATGGAGCTGGACGAGATCCTTTCCAACCGTGAGAAGATCAACCTCAAACTGCGGGACATACTCGATGAGGCCACCGACCAGTGGGGCGTCAAGGTGGAAGCGGTCGAAATCAGGGAGATAGACCCGGCCCCCAAGGTCAAACAGGCCATGGAAGAGCAGACCTCGGCCGAGAGGTTGAGGCGCGCGGCCATCCTGAAGGCCGACGGCGCCAAGACCGCGGCCATCCTGAACGCCGAGGGTGAGAAGAGGTCCCGTATCCTTCAGGCCGAAGGATTGAGGCAAGCCAAGATCCTGGAGGCCGAGGGTGAACGGCTGGCCATCATCCTAGAGAGTCAAGGTGAGTCCCAGAAGTTGAGGATCCTGAGCGTGGGCGCCAGCACCCTGGACGCCAAGGCCTTGACCGTCCTTTCCTTGAATGCGGTCAAGCAGCTGGGAGCGGGAGCGGCGACCAAGATCGTGCTGCCGTTCGAGATCACCAGGTTGATGGAGGGCATCACTGAATACGTCGGTGGCACCCGTTCGATCCCGGAAAGGGAGATCTCCAAACCCGAGGACATCGAGAGAATCGTCGGCACGGCCGATATCATTCTCGGTCCAATCCCCACACAGGAAGAGCTCCGTCGGGACATGAAGGAACTGGAAGCGACCATGGCCGCGGAGAGAAAGGAGGCCGAGGCCGTCAAGGCCCACACCAAGGTCTCCTTGGATGCTTCGGAACGCAACTGA
- the ilvD gene encoding dihydroxy-acid dehydratase produces MRSDAVKKGVDRAPQRSLLRATGLTDADMEKPLIGIANSWNDVVPGHIHLNILAEEVRKGIIEAGGVPLMFGVPGVCDGVAMGHAGMRYSLVSRDVISDCVEIMVQAHCMDGWVGVTNCDKITPGMLMAAGRLDIPTIILTGGPMEPGKRGNDGLDLQSVFEALGANKAGKMTEDEVLEIEKCACPGQGACSGLFTANTMACLTEALGLSLTGCGSMLATDPKKKELARATGRRVVELVKEGMTARKIVKKGSILNAITLDMAIGGSSNTALHIPAIAADFGIEVDLGTFDEISKKVPHLTSIKPSGPYYMKDFDAAGGVPGMLNRLQDDLFDEMTVNGISIKAVAKKAKVKNEEIIRPRSRPFHQEGGIAVLYGNLAPKGSVVKQAAVSPEMMKFVGTAKVFDSEQEAFEAISARKIVAGDVVVIRYEGPKGGPGMPEMLSPTSLIAGMGLSNSVALITDGRFSGATRGPCIGHVSPEAFDKGPIAAIVNGDRISIDIPGRKLELLVPEAEIKKRLAKVKPVDRKPTGVLAKYRHQVGEASTGAICR; encoded by the coding sequence ATGCGAAGCGACGCAGTGAAGAAAGGGGTGGACCGGGCCCCCCAGCGCAGCCTGCTGCGCGCCACCGGCCTGACCGATGCGGACATGGAGAAGCCGCTGATAGGCATAGCCAATTCCTGGAACGACGTGGTCCCAGGGCACATCCATCTGAACATTTTGGCCGAGGAGGTGCGGAAGGGCATAATCGAGGCGGGTGGAGTACCGCTGATGTTCGGTGTGCCAGGTGTGTGCGACGGCGTGGCCATGGGGCATGCGGGCATGCGCTACTCGCTGGTCTCCCGGGACGTCATCTCCGATTGCGTGGAGATCATGGTCCAGGCCCACTGCATGGACGGTTGGGTCGGGGTCACCAATTGCGACAAGATCACCCCCGGGATGCTCATGGCCGCCGGAAGGCTGGACATCCCGACGATAATTTTGACCGGCGGTCCGATGGAGCCGGGAAAGAGAGGCAACGATGGCCTGGACCTGCAGAGCGTGTTCGAGGCGCTGGGGGCCAACAAGGCCGGTAAGATGACCGAGGATGAGGTGCTGGAGATCGAGAAATGCGCCTGCCCCGGTCAAGGAGCCTGCTCCGGTCTGTTCACCGCCAACACCATGGCCTGCCTCACCGAGGCGTTGGGGCTGAGCCTCACCGGCTGCGGGTCCATGCTGGCCACCGATCCCAAGAAGAAGGAGCTGGCCCGGGCCACCGGACGCCGCGTCGTGGAACTGGTCAAAGAGGGGATGACCGCCCGCAAGATCGTGAAGAAGGGTTCGATATTGAACGCCATCACCCTGGACATGGCCATCGGCGGCTCCAGCAACACCGCCCTGCACATACCGGCCATCGCCGCTGACTTCGGCATCGAGGTGGACCTGGGGACCTTCGATGAGATATCCAAGAAGGTGCCACACCTCACCAGCATCAAGCCTAGCGGACCCTATTACATGAAGGACTTCGACGCAGCTGGCGGAGTTCCAGGTATGTTGAATAGGTTGCAGGACGACCTGTTCGACGAGATGACCGTGAACGGAATAAGCATCAAGGCCGTGGCCAAGAAGGCCAAGGTGAAGAACGAGGAGATAATCCGGCCCAGATCACGGCCGTTCCACCAGGAGGGCGGGATAGCCGTGCTGTATGGCAACCTGGCCCCCAAGGGGTCGGTGGTCAAGCAGGCGGCGGTATCGCCGGAGATGATGAAGTTCGTGGGAACGGCCAAGGTGTTCGACTCCGAGCAGGAGGCCTTCGAGGCCATATCCGCCAGGAAGATCGTGGCCGGCGACGTGGTGGTCATCCGGTACGAAGGGCCCAAGGGCGGTCCCGGCATGCCGGAGATGCTCTCTCCCACCAGCCTCATAGCTGGCATGGGCCTCTCCAACAGCGTGGCACTGATCACCGACGGAAGATTCTCCGGAGCCACCAGGGGGCCTTGCATCGGTCATGTCTCCCCGGAAGCGTTCGACAAAGGTCCTATCGCCGCCATAGTCAACGGCGACCGGATATCCATCGATATCCCTGGTCGGAAGTTGGAACTGCTGGTGCCGGAAGCGGAGATAAAAAAGCGCTTGGCCAAGGTCAAGCCGGTCGACAGAAAACCAACCGGGGTCCTGGCGAAGTACCGCCACCAAGTGGGGGAGGCGTCAACCGGCGCCATCTGCCGTTGA
- the rpsJ gene encoding 30S ribosomal protein S10: MAQRARISLSGTDPEKVDSVCTQIKQISTRTGVAIRGPIPLPTKRLHVPCRKSPDGEGSETWDRWEMRIHKRLIDLDADERALRQLMRIQVPDGVNIEIVLRS, translated from the coding sequence ATGGCACAGAGAGCAAGGATATCATTGAGCGGGACCGACCCGGAGAAGGTGGACAGCGTCTGCACCCAGATAAAGCAGATATCCACCCGAACTGGTGTGGCCATCCGCGGACCGATCCCGCTGCCCACCAAGAGGTTGCATGTACCCTGCCGTAAAAGCCCGGACGGAGAAGGCTCCGAGACCTGGGACAGGTGGGAGATGCGCATACACAAGCGCCTCATCGACCTGGACGCGGACGAGAGGGCTTTGAGACAATTGATGAGGATCCAGGTCCCTGACGGGGTCAACATCGAGATCGTTCTCAGGTCCTGA
- the tuf gene encoding translation elongation factor EF-1 subunit alpha, translating into MADKPHMNLVFIGHVDHGKSTTVGRMLLDTGAIDAYVIEKFKKQAEEKGKATFEFAWVMDNLKEERERGVTIDVSHKRFDTDKYYFTVIDAPGHRDFVKNMITGTSQADAAVVVVSGIEGPQAQTKEHIFLAKTLGVKQIIIAVNKMDAVKPAYDEAAYKKTVTEVSALLKAVGFKLEDVPFIPISAYKGDNCGKKSTNMPWYKGDNLLEALNKLKVPASTEGLALRLPIQDVYTITGIGTVPVGRVETGILRPDMKIIFMPSNKIGEVKSIEMHHENLPMAKPGDNVGFNVRGIAKNDIHRGDVAGPVDNPPTVAKTFIAQIVVLNHPTAIPVGYTPVFHCHTAQVACTFIELQKKIDPKTGQTKEENPTFLKTGDVAIVKIMPTKPFVVERAKDFPQLGRFAIRDMGQTVAAGMCIDVEKKEM; encoded by the coding sequence ATGGCTGACAAACCTCACATGAATCTAGTGTTCATAGGTCACGTCGATCACGGCAAGTCCACTACCGTCGGCAGAATGCTGCTCGACACTGGCGCCATCGACGCCTATGTGATTGAAAAGTTCAAGAAGCAGGCCGAGGAGAAGGGGAAGGCTACCTTCGAGTTCGCCTGGGTAATGGATAACCTGAAAGAAGAGAGGGAGCGCGGTGTGACCATCGACGTTTCCCACAAGCGGTTCGACACCGACAAGTACTACTTCACCGTCATTGACGCCCCTGGCCACAGGGACTTCGTCAAGAACATGATCACCGGTACCAGCCAGGCCGACGCCGCTGTCGTCGTCGTCTCTGGTATCGAGGGCCCCCAGGCCCAGACCAAGGAGCACATCTTCCTGGCCAAGACCTTGGGTGTCAAGCAGATCATCATCGCCGTCAACAAGATGGACGCCGTCAAGCCGGCCTACGACGAGGCCGCCTACAAGAAGACCGTGACCGAGGTCAGTGCCCTGTTGAAGGCCGTCGGCTTCAAGCTCGAGGATGTACCCTTCATACCCATCAGCGCCTACAAGGGCGACAACTGCGGTAAGAAGTCCACCAACATGCCCTGGTACAAGGGAGACAACCTGCTCGAGGCCCTGAACAAGCTGAAAGTGCCCGCCTCCACCGAGGGACTGGCCCTGCGCCTGCCCATCCAGGACGTCTATACCATCACCGGCATCGGGACCGTCCCGGTCGGCCGTGTCGAGACCGGTATCCTGAGGCCGGACATGAAGATCATATTCATGCCCTCCAACAAGATCGGAGAGGTGAAGAGCATCGAGATGCACCACGAGAACCTGCCCATGGCCAAGCCCGGCGACAACGTCGGCTTCAACGTCAGGGGCATCGCCAAGAACGATATTCACCGGGGAGATGTCGCCGGACCCGTCGACAACCCGCCCACCGTGGCCAAGACCTTCATCGCCCAGATCGTCGTGCTGAACCACCCCACCGCCATACCCGTCGGTTACACCCCGGTCTTCCACTGCCACACCGCTCAGGTCGCCTGCACCTTCATCGAGCTGCAGAAGAAGATTGACCCCAAGACCGGACAGACGAAGGAAGAGAATCCAACCTTCCTGAAGACCGGTGACGTCGCTATCGTCAAGATCATGCCCACCAAGCCCTTCGTCGTAGAAAGGGCCAAGGACTTCCCGCAGTTGGGAAGGTTCGCCATCCGCGATATGGGTCAGACCGTGGCGGCCGGCATGTGCATCGACGTCGAAAAGAAGGAGATGTAA